One Brassica napus cultivar Da-Ae chromosome A5, Da-Ae, whole genome shotgun sequence DNA window includes the following coding sequences:
- the LOC125609535 gene encoding protein disulfide-isomerase 5-3-like, whose translation MVSTTKIKSVDFYRKIPRDLTEASLSGAGLSIIAALAMVFLFGMELSTYLAVTTNTSVIVDNSSDGDFLRIDFNVSFPSLSCEFASVDVSNVLGTKRLNLTKTIKKVPIDPYLRATGAEVHSTSGLHLINHGDEDHGNNTYAAIPLTGATFDKFSHHFQILVVNFYAPWCYWSNRLKPSWEKAAEITRQRYNPETDGRVLLGSVDCTEETTLCKRNHIQGYPSIRIFRKGSDLKEDHGHHEHESYHGDRDTESILKMVEELLKPIKKEDHKLALDGKTDNVVSGIKKAPVSGGCRIVGYVRAKKVPGEIIISAHSGAHSFDASQMNMSHYVSHLTFGKMISERLLTDMKRLMPYLGLSHDRLNSKWFVNEGQFAANVTIEHYLQVVKTEVVSRRFGQEHSVIEEYEYTAHSSVAHGYYYPVAKFRFDLSPMQVLISENPKSFSHFITNVCAIIGGVFTVAGILDSIFQNTFRLVKKIELGKKHLIKSE comes from the exons ATGGTTTCCACCACCAAGATCAAGTCCGTTGATTTCTACAG GAAAATCCCAAGAGACTTGACAGAGGCATCTCTCTCTGGTGCTGGATTGTCCATTATAGCTGCCCTCGCTATGGTCTTCTTGTTTGGAATG GAACTGAGTACTTATTTGGCAGTTACCACTAATACATCTGTTATAGTTGACAACAGCTCTGATGGGGACTTCTTACGCATTGATTTCAACGTCAG CTTTCCTTCCCTCTCATGTGAATTTGCATCGGTTGATGTCAGCAACGTGTTGGGAACT AAAAGGTTGAATCTAACAAAAACGATTAAGAAAGTCCCTATTGATCCGTATTTAAGAGCCACTGGTGCAGAAGTCCACTCCACCTCTGGCTTACATCTCATCAACCATGGAGACGAAGATCATGGAAACAATACATATGCTGCTATACCGTTAACTGGTGCTACCTTTGACAAGTTTTCACATCA TTTTCAAATCTTGGTTGTTAATTTCTATGCTCCATGGTGCTACTGGAGTAATCGCTTG AAACCATCTTGGGAGAAAGCAGCTGAAATAACAAGACAGAG ATATAATCCTGAAACTGATGGGCGTGTTCTTCTAGGAAGCGTTGACTGCACAGAAGAAACTACTCTATGCaagag GAACCATATACAAGGCTACCCATCTATCAGGATTTTCCGCAAAGGCAGTGATCTTAA GGAGGACCATGGCCACCATGAACATGAATCTTACCATGGAGATAGAGACACAGAGAGCATACTCAAG ATGGTGGAAGAACTGCTCAAACCTATCAAAAAGGAGGACCACAAGTTAGCTTTAGATGGTAAAACTGATAATGTGGTTTCAGGTATTAAAAAGGCACCAGTTAGTGGTGGTTGTAGAATCGTAGGCTATGTGCGTGCCAAGAAG GTCCCTGGAGAAATCATTATCTCAGCTCATTCAGGAGCTCATTCGTTCGATGCTTCTCAAATGAACATGTCTCATTATGTTTCCCATCTCACCTTTGGTAAAATGATTTCAGAAAGGTTGTTGACTGATATGAAACGCTTAATGCCTTATCTTGGCCTAAGCCATGACAGACTTAATAGCAAATGGTTCGTAAATGAAGGACAGTTTGCTGCTAATGTTACC ATCGAACACTATCTTCAAGTAGTCAAAACAGAGGTCGTTTCAAGAAGATTCGGTCAAGAACACTCAGTGATAGAGGAGTATGAGTATACGGCTCATAGCAGTGTGGCTCATGGTTACTATTACCCTGTTGCCAAGTTTCGCTTTGATCTCTCTCCTATGCAG GTCTTAATAAGTGAGAACCCAAAGTCATTCTCACACTTCATCACAAATGTTTGCGCCATCATAGGTGGTGTTTTCACg GTTGCGGGGATACTAGATTCGATATTTCAAAACACATTCAGACTGGTGAAGAAGATCGAGCTtggaaaaaaacatttgatCAAGAGTGAATGA